The Azotosporobacter soli genome contains a region encoding:
- a CDS encoding GNAT family N-acetyltransferase has product MLKLQRLSDCSLQVAVQAWNHGFQDYFVPIRLSTAAFVDRLSGEHLSPDHSLVALSKNEGAGLLLNGIEEIAGCKTAWNGGTAVLPSWRSQGVGRKLLLEALQIYEDEGVARATLEVIQENERAFKLYQAVGYERRAELICWERKTPWQSDAQALPSGITLRRGSPRDLAILSWYDEELPWQSHWSHIKDAEIWLAEEDGQLVGYALYRRQWDRQGCLQALNVYQCQALPGHDRKTQILRSLLLRTLADGAGAPRLLALNFSGGERTSMGKLLTENGFNVYVRQWWMVKE; this is encoded by the coding sequence ATGTTGAAGTTACAGCGGTTAAGCGACTGCAGCCTGCAGGTGGCGGTACAAGCGTGGAACCATGGTTTTCAGGATTATTTCGTGCCGATTCGACTCAGTACGGCAGCTTTTGTCGACCGCTTATCGGGAGAGCATTTATCGCCGGATCATTCTCTGGTCGCGCTCAGCAAGAACGAAGGAGCCGGCTTGCTGCTCAATGGAATTGAGGAAATCGCAGGTTGCAAGACCGCTTGGAATGGCGGTACTGCGGTTCTGCCTTCCTGGCGCAGTCAGGGCGTGGGGCGCAAACTGCTTTTGGAAGCGCTGCAGATTTATGAAGACGAAGGCGTGGCCCGCGCTACGCTGGAAGTGATTCAGGAAAATGAACGGGCGTTCAAATTATACCAGGCTGTCGGTTATGAACGGCGGGCGGAGCTGATCTGCTGGGAGCGCAAGACGCCTTGGCAAAGCGATGCACAGGCGTTGCCGAGCGGCATCACGTTGCGGCGCGGATCGCCGCGCGATTTGGCGATTCTCTCCTGGTACGACGAAGAACTTCCCTGGCAGAGCCATTGGTCGCATATCAAGGACGCAGAAATCTGGTTGGCGGAAGAAGACGGACAATTGGTCGGCTACGCGTTGTATCGGCGACAATGGGACAGGCAAGGTTGTTTGCAGGCCTTGAATGTATACCAGTGTCAGGCGTTGCCGGGGCATGACCGGAAAACGCAAATCTTGCGTAGTCTGCTGCTGCGTACATTGGCTGACGGCGCGGGAGCGCCGCGCTTATTGGCGCTGAATTTTTCCGGCGGCGAACGCACCAGCATGGGGAAACTGTTGACGGAGAACGGCTTTAACGTCTACGTCCGCCAATGGTGGATGGTGAAAGAATAG
- a CDS encoding diguanylate cyclase, protein MKKGARHAVNGLLFFCLLLAAVSAQAAGSWQIHSGDLWKNERGEWQTDTVWQNYDIKTPIRIESEYYWLKIPIPQLGEAEYDLFFSTRDHEVEAYLGGKEIYRYGNLLPKSDLLGSTWHMIDLPRSAGGREVLLRVYNNFPRNRLILSDLQVAPERELYARLIRNHIDYLLSAGIGVIMMLMMLTSWLLVRESIYLRTALFFSLLGLWAVGESPFSVFLWNDPPLWMYLILACTYAMPIVFGSMMQDYVEPSCRYWIKFCRLLLALYALAVAVGECFQPGMLRDALDYYLLLTLAGIVFWMTSLVLAMRQGNNEAHWLLRGLMILPILVAYDMAGLQWHLVPWHHHTTHLGGISLAFVLMAMFSRRIAERQKLQEVNRKLVERVKVVTRLAVTDPLTGLYNRSKFNQAMEQVCQSEGEETSLIFLDVDYFKRINDSFGHDVGDRVLIALSEVMLGIVGSRGIVARLGGEEFAVLCKGLNLAGAIELAEQLRIATVRRFAAEVSPVTCSFGVSRWQGGDTPERFAKRADEALYAAKEGGRNRVCAENVITLREKLG, encoded by the coding sequence GTGAAAAAAGGTGCAAGGCATGCAGTGAACGGCTTGCTGTTCTTTTGTCTGCTGCTTGCAGCTGTATCCGCTCAGGCGGCCGGAAGTTGGCAGATCCATTCGGGCGACTTGTGGAAAAACGAGCGCGGCGAATGGCAGACGGATACGGTTTGGCAAAACTATGACATCAAAACGCCAATACGCATCGAAAGCGAATATTATTGGCTGAAGATACCGATTCCGCAGTTGGGCGAGGCTGAATATGACCTCTTCTTTAGTACGCGGGATCATGAAGTGGAAGCGTATCTGGGAGGCAAGGAGATTTATCGTTACGGCAATCTCTTGCCGAAGAGCGATTTGCTCGGCTCTACCTGGCACATGATCGACTTGCCGCGATCGGCCGGAGGACGTGAAGTGCTGTTACGGGTCTATAATAATTTTCCGCGCAACCGATTGATCCTGTCGGATCTTCAGGTTGCACCGGAGCGCGAACTTTATGCGCGCTTGATCCGCAATCATATCGACTATCTGTTATCGGCCGGTATCGGCGTGATCATGATGCTGATGATGCTGACCTCTTGGCTGTTGGTCAGAGAATCAATCTATCTGCGCACGGCGCTGTTTTTTTCGTTGCTTGGATTGTGGGCGGTTGGTGAAAGTCCGTTCAGCGTCTTTCTCTGGAATGATCCGCCGCTTTGGATGTATCTGATCCTCGCATGCACGTATGCGATGCCGATTGTTTTCGGTTCGATGATGCAGGACTATGTCGAGCCAAGCTGCCGTTATTGGATTAAGTTTTGTCGTTTGCTGCTGGCGCTCTATGCACTCGCGGTAGCGGTCGGCGAATGTTTCCAGCCGGGAATGCTGCGCGATGCGCTTGATTATTACCTGCTTTTGACGCTGGCTGGGATCGTGTTTTGGATGACCAGCCTGGTGTTGGCGATGCGGCAGGGCAATAACGAAGCGCACTGGCTGTTGCGCGGCCTGATGATATTGCCGATTCTCGTTGCCTATGATATGGCGGGCCTGCAGTGGCATTTGGTGCCGTGGCACCATCACACCACTCATTTGGGCGGCATTAGCCTCGCCTTCGTCTTGATGGCGATGTTCAGCCGACGGATTGCAGAACGGCAAAAATTGCAGGAAGTGAACCGGAAGCTGGTGGAACGCGTCAAAGTTGTGACAAGGCTGGCGGTGACCGATCCGTTGACCGGGCTTTACAACCGATCTAAGTTCAATCAGGCGATGGAACAGGTCTGCCAAAGTGAAGGCGAGGAAACGTCGCTGATCTTTTTGGACGTAGACTATTTTAAACGCATCAACGATTCGTTCGGCCATGACGTAGGCGATCGGGTCTTGATCGCCTTGTCGGAAGTGATGCTTGGAATCGTCGGCAGTAGAGGAATCGTGGCGCGCCTGGGCGGCGAGGAATTCGCGGTGCTCTGCAAAGGACTGAACCTGGCCGGCGCGATCGAACTTGCCGAGCAACTACGCATCGCCACGGTAAGGCGCTTTGCGGCGGAAGTGTCTCCGGTCACTTGCAGTTTCGGCGTCAGTCGCTGGCAAGGCGGCGATACGCCGGAACGGTTCGCCAAACGCGCCGACGAAGCGCTCTATGCGGCAAAAGAAGGCGGGCGGAACCGGGTCTGCGCAGAGAATGTGATCACTTTAAGAGAAAAATTAGGCTAA
- a CDS encoding efflux RND transporter periplasmic adaptor subunit: protein MKAKLLHLLQNKKRLKLTAICAVVVLLCGGLTIAQRIQSAAKPQQNGKQQTTVDVMAVGHTNLLKRISLTGQTVPEAQIDIAAKYQGKVVSVQALLGQRVEAGQVLIIQDTGDAEIAIQQNQAAYQQASSDALTTQATFYANLDRAKADYLRAVAGYERYKTLYEVGAVSREQLDTNQQQVADAKGVMDALANQINGGVAASIQSSQAAAVKAQRTVSAVEKQRDDLILRAPRSGMIGYRQVEVGNLVQAGQKLLSIVDNSNIYVDCQVSEQDLAAITVGMPVEVQLESLGKRLPGKVIYISPASDATSMAFSLRIALTQPDPAVKSGMFARTVINALLRENVVVVPKDAVLDKNGKSYVFVLGEENKVEQRVVEVGARGDQNVEIINGLVDGEQVAVNNLARLRPGMVIVPNSVTLESRGDGQ from the coding sequence ATGAAAGCGAAATTATTACATCTTTTGCAAAATAAGAAGCGGCTCAAGCTGACGGCGATCTGCGCCGTTGTCGTACTGCTGTGCGGCGGTTTGACGATCGCGCAGCGCATTCAGTCGGCGGCCAAACCGCAGCAGAACGGAAAACAGCAGACGACGGTAGACGTAATGGCGGTCGGCCACACGAATTTACTCAAACGCATTTCCCTGACCGGCCAAACGGTGCCGGAAGCGCAGATCGACATTGCCGCGAAATACCAGGGCAAGGTCGTTTCGGTTCAGGCGTTGCTTGGACAACGGGTGGAAGCCGGACAAGTTTTGATTATTCAAGATACCGGCGATGCGGAGATCGCAATCCAGCAGAATCAGGCGGCGTATCAGCAGGCAAGCTCCGATGCGCTCACGACGCAGGCGACGTTCTATGCTAATCTTGATCGCGCGAAAGCGGACTATCTGCGTGCCGTGGCGGGCTATGAACGCTACAAGACGCTGTACGAAGTCGGCGCGGTATCGCGCGAACAACTGGACACGAATCAGCAACAGGTAGCCGACGCGAAAGGCGTCATGGATGCGCTGGCCAATCAGATCAACGGCGGCGTAGCGGCCAGCATACAATCCTCGCAGGCGGCAGCGGTAAAAGCGCAGCGTACGGTTAGTGCGGTGGAAAAACAGCGCGACGATCTGATTCTGCGTGCGCCGCGCAGCGGCATGATCGGTTACCGTCAAGTGGAAGTCGGAAATCTGGTGCAGGCGGGGCAAAAGTTATTAAGTATTGTTGATAACAGCAATATTTATGTCGATTGTCAGGTATCGGAACAGGACTTGGCGGCGATCACGGTCGGCATGCCGGTCGAAGTGCAGCTGGAATCGCTGGGCAAACGTTTGCCGGGAAAAGTCATCTATATCAGCCCGGCCAGCGATGCGACCAGCATGGCATTCAGCCTGCGCATCGCGCTAACCCAGCCGGATCCGGCGGTAAAAAGCGGCATGTTTGCCCGCACGGTCATTAACGCACTGCTGCGCGAAAATGTTGTCGTCGTACCGAAAGATGCGGTACTCGATAAAAACGGCAAATCGTATGTCTTTGTTTTGGGCGAAGAAAATAAAGTGGAACAGCGCGTTGTCGAAGTCGGCGCACGCGGCGACCAAAACGTCGAGATCATCAATGGTCTGGTAGACGGAGAACAAGTCGCGGTCAACAATCTGGCGCGTCTGCGGCCGGGCATGGTCATCGTGCCAAACAGCGTGACGCTCGAAAGCCGGGGTGACGGGCAGTGA